From Micromonospora rifamycinica, a single genomic window includes:
- a CDS encoding response regulator, with the protein MIRVFLLDDHEVVRRGLADLLQSSGDIEVVGESGSAQEAARRIPALRPDVAILDARLPDGNGIDVCRDVRAVDSSIKGLILTSYEDDEALFAAIMAGAAGYVLKQIRGTDLVDAVRRVAAGQSLLDPAITTRVLERIRSGVEQPRELKTLTEQERRILEYVAEGLTNREIAGKMFLAEKTVKNYVSSVLAKLGLERRTQAAVLATRLLGQRH; encoded by the coding sequence ATGATCCGGGTGTTCCTTCTCGACGACCACGAAGTCGTCCGCCGTGGCCTGGCCGACCTGTTGCAGAGCAGCGGCGACATCGAAGTGGTCGGCGAGTCCGGCTCCGCCCAGGAGGCGGCCCGACGGATTCCCGCCCTGCGGCCCGACGTGGCGATCCTCGACGCCCGGCTGCCCGACGGCAACGGCATCGACGTGTGCCGGGACGTGCGGGCGGTGGACTCGTCGATCAAGGGGCTGATCCTCACCTCGTACGAGGACGACGAGGCGCTGTTCGCCGCGATCATGGCGGGTGCGGCGGGGTACGTGCTCAAGCAGATCCGGGGCACCGACCTGGTGGACGCGGTGCGCCGGGTCGCGGCCGGGCAGTCGCTGCTCGACCCGGCGATCACCACCCGGGTGCTGGAACGCATCCGCAGCGGCGTCGAGCAGCCGCGCGAGCTGAAGACCCTCACCGAACAGGAGCGGCGCATCCTGGAGTACGTGGCCGAGGGGCTGACCAACCGGGAGATCGCCGGCAAGATGTTCCTGGCGGAGAAGACGGTGAAGAACTACGTCTCCAGTGTGCTGGCCAAGCTGGGCCTGGAACGCCGCACCCAGGCCGCCGTGCTCGCCACCCGCCTGCTCGGCCAGCGCCACTGA
- a CDS encoding Acg family FMN-binding oxidoreductase, producing MGTGYTEAQLRAAAADAVRAPSLHNTQPWRFRLRDGAIEVCVDPTRRLPATDPSGWGTRIAGGAALFNLRLSLAVAGTPATVRLRPYPADPDVLARLVPDLPRRPTPTEQSLYAAIGRRFSNRAPFWPDPVPADARWRLGEAARAEQCWLELVIGVSAVNAFAEIARSAHRVLERDPAYRAERADWVRTEPAPDGVPARAGGPQAEPQDLLPSRGFGGRDRAPGRDFEPEPLVAVLGAAGNTVVDQVLAGQALQRVLLTATDAGLAVSMLSQPIEVSGAREALRLSLGRFGTPQMVMRIGYGQPGVATPRRSVDEVLELAVAPG from the coding sequence ATGGGCACCGGGTACACCGAGGCGCAGCTACGGGCCGCCGCTGCGGACGCCGTCCGCGCCCCCTCCCTGCACAACACCCAGCCGTGGCGGTTCCGACTGCGCGACGGCGCGATCGAGGTCTGCGTCGACCCGACCCGCCGGCTGCCGGCCACCGACCCGAGCGGCTGGGGTACCCGGATCGCCGGCGGGGCGGCCCTGTTCAACCTGCGGCTGTCCCTGGCCGTGGCGGGCACCCCGGCGACGGTACGGCTGCGGCCCTACCCGGCCGACCCGGACGTGCTGGCCCGGCTGGTCCCGGACCTGCCGCGCCGCCCCACCCCCACCGAGCAGAGCCTGTACGCGGCCATCGGCCGCCGGTTCAGCAACCGGGCACCGTTCTGGCCCGACCCGGTGCCCGCCGACGCCCGCTGGCGGCTCGGTGAGGCGGCCCGCGCCGAGCAGTGCTGGCTGGAACTGGTGATCGGGGTGAGCGCCGTCAACGCCTTCGCCGAGATCGCCCGCAGCGCCCACCGGGTGCTCGAACGCGATCCCGCCTACCGGGCCGAACGCGCCGACTGGGTGCGTACCGAGCCCGCCCCCGACGGGGTGCCGGCCCGCGCCGGAGGCCCGCAGGCCGAGCCGCAGGACCTGCTGCCGTCGCGCGGCTTCGGCGGCCGGGACCGCGCCCCCGGCCGCGACTTCGAACCGGAACCGCTGGTGGCGGTGCTCGGCGCGGCCGGCAACACGGTCGTCGACCAGGTGCTCGCCGGGCAGGCGTTACAGCGGGTCCTGCTGACCGCCACCGACGCGGGGCTCGCGGTGTCGATGCTGTCGCAGCCGATCGAGGTGTCGGGGGCTCGGGAGGCGCTGCGGCTGTCGCTGGGGCGTTTCGGCACGCCGCAGATGGTGATGCGGATCGGGTACGGCCAGCCGGGGGTGGCCACCCCGAGGCGGAGTGTGGACGAGGTGCTGGAGTTGGCGGTGGCACCGGGCTGA